Below is a genomic region from Henckelia pumila isolate YLH828 chromosome 3, ASM3356847v2, whole genome shotgun sequence.
tataaagcttcttcaacaacaacaacaataataatatacaCTACACACAGTGGTTTTcgatttatattatatttactaCACATTATTAATAAGCTCATATATaatgtttaaaatattaattcataATTTTCATCTCTTAACAACAGTTcactttcaaaaaaataaaatagaaaattcaATAAGTGTCGGGAAAtagttataaataattttttttagcaaCGGTTATAAATAACTTTTGTGAAAGTACAAATATGATCTTGACCATATCGAACATAGAAACTTAAAACATTATCTTTCATCATGTTCGGTTTTTTTTCCCCCCTTTTTTTCTTAAAGTCAGATAATACCAAATATTATGCGACCAGACAATATGTTACAAGAATGATACAGTTATATATCTACTCAATCATGATATGAATTtgcaatttatattatatataagtaattaattgaaaatttcatatacatatatatatatatcacttttgtattttcatattcTCGAGTCAGCTTCACATTGAAAAGCTGGCTCAATTATCCATTACTCTTTTATCAACTTCTCCCCAACAAGCATGTTATTTCAGAAaggcaaaataaataaacattacAACAATTACCAGTCACCCGGCATCCATACAAAATGCCTGGACTGGCATCATATGTGCTATTTATTACATAGTAAattattttttgttcttttcgATCCCTTTGCATTAACAAAAGAAACTTAAACTTTCCCTTTTGAGAGAAATTAAAGGGCAACAATCCACGGTGATCACCTGAATTTCAATCGACGGGAGCGCAAACCATCGAGGCCCTTCGCCGTAAATGTCTTAAGCTCTGCTCCATACTCACTTGCACCATCTCAGCAAGCATCTGTTTTGCCTTTTCTGATTGATCATCTCCATCAATATGAGATATGATGTTGCACACTATATTCTCTAGCGTATCCGGTTCAAGATTAGATCTTGGACGAGGGTTCTCTCTCAGCAGTCGCAAAAGAATCTGTGCTTTTGATTGAGATTTAGGCATCCCTTGAACGGTGAGCTCCAGAAGTCCTGGTATGACACCCTCTTTCAGAATTGGCTCTCTGTACTTGGACCGATCGCTTTCGCACATTGTCAGGAGCGCGCTAACTGCATGCTCCCGGCTTTGAGACGACCCACTCTCGAGCACTTCAACAACTGCAAGTATTCCACCTTCTTCGCATGTTAAAGCCCTTCTTCCCTCTTCAAAACTCACCAAGGATTCGATCAGAGCAGTGCACTTCTCAGCTGTTTTGGAAGATTTCTTGCAAGTTTTGAGCACGTCGACTAAGGAAGGAATCGGTTGTTGTTCAAGAATCAGGCTTAGATTTTCTTGATGAGTTGATAGATTGTAAAGAACCATTACAGCATCCGATTTAGCTTGTGGACTGCCTTCTCTTATGGCTTCCACAAGATGAGGGATGGCGCCGGAAGAGCCGATTATTGGCTTGTTCACAGATGAAGCAGAAAGAGTAATCAAAGCAGCAGCTGCATGTTCCTGCAAAGTCGGATTCGCCGAATGAAGGAAGAAGATAATTGGTTCTAAGGCTCCGGCATTGACTATATTTATCTTGTTCCTGTAAAATAGGATCGAGATTAAAGAGGAAAAACAGTTATTTCTTCGAAGCAAACTTTTGATCAACACGGAAACTATGATTCATCAACGAACATGACATGAAAACAGAGGAATATAGCAGAACATCCTTCCATGAATAGGCAACATATATAAGATAGTTTGTGTCCTCAAACTTCATGTATAGATATTTTCTAAGTCAAAAGTTTAGTCCCCAAAaccatcaaaataataaatttggaaTGTGGTCCACACAATTCTTAGACACGAAATGGCTTGTAGATCTTTTGAAGAACTGTTAAAGAAAGAGCCTTTGAgaaatatcagattttaatATTGTTTATTCTTCAATCGATATTAAATTTTTGCCAGCACTAATCAATCAGAGAgaacaataaaaatatcttCTTAGGAAATAAATCACAACTCAAACAATGTGATCAGAGCTCCAAGAGGATCAAAATTACAGACAGGGCTCCAAAGGAAGTGTGAACTTAAAGATAACAATATCGAATTTTCTTATTGCTTAATCTTCTTAGTTACTGTGATGTCACAGAGAACAATAAATGATCTTCGAATTATAAAATAGAACATAAAGCAGTGATATTCAATGTGATCAAAGCTCCAAGAATAATATTATAGACAGAGTACCAAACGAAGACTGAAGCTAAAGATTATCAAAAGTTGAACTGACAACTAATTCCGAGCATAAGAAAGCTAGGAATATGGAAcaataatcaaattcaaaattcttgATATATCatcttcccaaaaaaaaaaaaaaaaataatttgcatCAACTTCAATTTCAAACcatcaaacatatatatatatatatatgtatatatatatatatatcggcTCTTACATTTCATCTTTGACGGCGAGGTTAAGCAGAGCAGCGAGGGCCGCCTCCTTGGACTCGGCGGAGTCACAGCTGAGCATGCCGACGAGCGGCTTCACCGCACCAGATAAAGCACGGCGGCACCGCTGCGATGTCTTCGTCAACCTTCGAATCTCCTTGGCCGCCTGCAGTCGCAAATCCGGGTGGTGGGATTGAACTAGGAGAAGCGCCTGATTTGCGGCAGCGgacgatgaagaagaagaagacaatGACGAATTGACGGTTTCTGAATCAGCCTCGGATCCCATGTTTGCTCTGTTTCTAGCTTAGTTGCTGTTTGTTTTGGAGTGAAGAAGATTCGGAGACGTAGCCATTTAGAAATTAATGGCGCGGAGGCTTTAAGCAACGGTTACAGGGTGGTAGGGTTCCCTAGATCGAGCGGGTCTTAATATTGGGTATGTCTATGTTAGCACATGGTCCATATGCTATATTTAAcgacttaattttttttgtaattgaGATGTTCACGCTATTCGAACGAGGGTATCATAGACGAGGCCCTTAATACGAGTTCATTCTCTTTATatttataacaaaaaaataatatttttgatataaataataatttttttttataaataactcaaataaaaaataaatttgtaaaTTCACATTTGACATCTTCTCACCATAAATTTTGTACTCGACGACGTTAGGGTGGTCTGGTGGCTTTTTTCAACGGTCTTTTTGTGGTTGGGGCTAGTTTAGGTTGGTAGTTAAAGTTCGTTTACTTTATAAATGCCTAATTAATCTCCTTTTAAATAGATATTTAggtataaaatttaatttaatattgacCTATTTTGTCACCATTTCATTTGCTCCAATTTATTATCCACTATTTGATTCAAATTTGTACTTTGGTGAGCTGAAAATTAATTTACCTAGCTAGCTATATCTAAGGACCTTCCGCTCTATTAGTTGAACCGAATCGATTTTTACAACTAAAAGCTTGCCAATTTATTTGTACGTCTTGAATAATATAATGATGTCTAATtttgttttgataaaatttaaaacaaatggAGATCTTTGTGTTGTTTGGTGTGAACTTCAAAAATCTTCCATCTTATTCTCCTAACTTGTGTTTACATTAACATAAAAACTAATTCGTGAAATCGTTTTACAATAGACTTAAATACATAGATTTCGAAAGATTTAGATCTATTAGTGATCagttttaaattaaaaacatCGATTTCAAATTATCATTGTGATACTCGTGACCAAATTCACGATataataagaaaaatatatttataaatttcttGTAcctactaaaaaaataaaaaataaatatttttaattccaaTGTTTTGCTAAATCTCGATTCTCATATTATACTTATATTAAGacttttcaaataaattttacatttaaagaaacttattatttttttgagtagtattattttaaattaatgatTCATCTTAATTGTCAAATTAATGTGGAATTATTAGTGTTTAAAATTTGTAACCGGTTTTGTAAATTCATGTTCATTATGATAttaatttcttatttttaattgaaagCTTTTATGTTTGTCTTGGGTATAAATTCTTGCACAAAATAAAGTAGAAACCTCATGCTTCTATATCtatagatttatttatttttatttacaaGAAAATACATTAACTTGTGggaatatatacatacatatatatatatatatattattattagactatttatatatatagttaaaTTCACATTTATTAGAATTATTAGTTAGTCTTCaagtaataatttaattatatccTAAATAGTCATTAAATTTTTCTAACTTTTCCTCTACCCACTAACTTacgtttttaatattatttaatattgtttGCCCTATAAAATCACCAAAACTTTGGTCCATTTTTCTACATATATTTTCGAAATTAAGGTTGCAGTTAGGGAAGATAATTGGCTAAGGAATTGGCTCGAGAATCAAGCCTAGGAATTTGGGAAGAAAGGTGCTTAAAGAAAAGTTCATTGATATGCCAATTTTGGGAAAACAAGAGCGTGAATTTTCGAGATTTGCTTCTAACATTTTTGGTCCAAGCTTCGATTATTCGTGACATTGATTTTCATGCAAAAAATCGGTAAGTgggtttttgtttctttaagACATCTTTGTTTCAATTCGATGGAAATCATTGAGTCTTGTTTCTATTGGACTCtttttgtttcattttgattctctaagcattattctaagaaaccatcgaaaTCTTTGTTTGGGcttatttttgtttgaaatcACAAGTATCCGTTTCAAGTTTTGATCGTGCACTGTTTGTTTCATGTCCTTTGATTCCGTATATGTTTCGTTCCACATGAATCCCTTGTTATGCTTCATTTTGAAGTACCTTGTGATTCGTTATGCATTCCTTTGCTAAGCCTTTGTTCAGATTCATTATGTCCTTTTCGTTCCAATTGATACCCATATGATATGTTCGTTTGtgatgattttgatttgaataatgGCGCATTGGGAAAATTCTGTGAGGAAAAAGGCCCCAGAGGGAGCCCATTTACAGTAAAAGTCCCCAGAGGGAGCTCAAAACCAGTAAAAGCCCATGGTcattatgataagatatgaataATAGTACTTTGTATACATTTATGCTCAGTTATGTCTTGTTTCGGATTCTGTTTGTTCATTGTCGTGACCCATGTTGCGACATTCTTTGAGACATGTCACCTTTGAACTcttgttatatatttatttcgaTATTATGGTGTACGATTGGCCCCCACAAGCTgggtgtttcccaaaacactcacccccctTACTCTCCCTCCCCAGATAAAAATGAAGAGGAACTCGAAGAGGAATAGCTTTCATAATTTTTGGGCTGATGAAAAAAAAGACATTTAGACGTGCTGATGTTATTTGAGTTCTTTGTCCCTATTATTATAAGTTTTAGCTTCCATTGATGTTTTTGGTTTATGATTTTCTATATGGGATGTAAGAATAAATTTTGTCATGAAATAATATACTGGTTTGTGGTTAAAGTCTGTACTGTGAGGCTTGTTATTTTGGAATGTTATTTGAAAAtaacgccgatgtcaactaggcccggtTTCAAAGCGTGACAATCACTATATTTGAAATCGAGGCTAAAAAAATACACTTGAACGATATAAGATGCTTCAAATCCTTTAATGCCCAATTAATCTCCTTTTAAATAGATATTTAggtataaaatttaatttaatattgacCTATTTTGTCACCATTTCATTTGCTCCAATTTATTATCCACTATTTGATTCAAATTTGTACTTTGGTGAGCTGAAAATTAATTTACCTAGCTAGCTATATCTAAGGACCTTCCGCTCTATTAGTTGAACCGAATCGATTTTTACAACTAAAAGCTTGCCAATTTATTTGTACGTCTTGAACAATATAATGATGTCTAATtttgttttgataaaatttaaaacaaatggAGATCTTTGTGTTGTTTGGTGTGAACTCCAAAAATCTTCCACCTTAATATTCTCTTAAGTTGAGTACTTATGTTTATATTAACACAAAAATTAATTCGTAAGATCGTTTCACAATAGACTTAAATTCATAGATTTCGAAAGATTATTTAGATCTATTAGTGATCagttttaaattaaaaacatCGATTTCAAATTATCACTATATTTGAAATCAAAGCTTAAAAACATACACTCGAACAATATAAGATACTTCATATCCTTTGTTATAATTTTGACTAAAAAACATGTAATGAACTTGAGTTGTGCATTTGAAATTTCAATCCACATGCTGACATGCAaccttaaataattaattggacTACCATTGAACTTGCAACAAATCAATCGGGTTCTTCGACATCAAGACGCAACAAAATcgtgtttaagattgaagcccaattattattattttttttttgggtccaATTGACACGTATTAGAGAACGACAAAGTACGTGTTTTGCTATCCAAAGATTTCGCGGGCGAGGTGTCCGAAAGTTGTCACAAAGTTAATCGAGTGATATAAATATGAGTTAATTAGGATTCAGTCCCCATTCCATAAGTTTTATTATAATTCAATCTCTGTCAGATATTTTGTTTTTCTGCACTCCCTAATTCAGCAAAAAGTTTGTCCTTATTCCCTGGCCCACAAAGCATTTTCGAAGTAAAAAATAGGTATACAACATTAAAAATCAAGtataaatttatgaaattttagtACCAACTATTTCAAATATGATATAAAAACAAGTGTTCTTGGTATAAAATTTTTTGTGTTATGTTTCATCTCTCTAAAATCGAAAATATAAATCATGATTTGGTACTCAATTTGAGGCAATTGATgtcataaatatataaatcaatactcaaattaaatatgtttgtactcaaaattcttaaattaatacaCATAAAATTGTTAATTTTCGTGATTTCTGAAATACTAATGTATGTACTGATTAACAATGAACAAATACTTTAATATAAAAACATGTATGTAcattatgttttgatgttaaaaaatttgttccaatattatactcaaaatcttaaTTTTTGTACCAGATCTAAAATTGATAGTACTCAAATATGTTatattaatatcatatatttaaCTAATTTTTATACATGAAAAGAAATGTGAGACCAGAGagtcaaaacaaaaatttatggCATAGAAACTGAATCTTAAGTTATTATTAAACTTAGAGACTgaatcgtttttttttttttttttgagtaaaGGGACTGAATCCTAAGTAGCCGTATAAATATACATATCTGGTCCATAAACGGAATCATTTATATTTGGAAGTATACTAGCTCATTGTATTGTTTGAGTTTATTGTCACTTCGGAGTTCGGGCGCATGCATGTGATACTTATATCAATACAATATAGTTTAATAGTACGTACTGTAAAAAATAGATattcaactaaaaaaaatatgaatttgtAACTTGAATCAGCCAAATTTAAATAGAATTACCAAAATGGTAAATCTGAATTTAAGGTCAAGCATGTATTTTTAAGCAAACTTTAGACTCTAATTTCCGCTTATTGTTTTTGTCTCGACTTTAAATTACGAAACTGTATTTAAGCTAGAGTTTTTGgtataatcaatcgaatcaacatTTAATTCGTCTATTGAATCTAAAACTTTTATCCAATTTTAAAGATAACAATGAGTGTTTGGGTAGTtgaggcaaaaaaaaaaaacactttttttaaaaatatataaatttattaatcattaataataatacttAAATAAGAATTGAGGGGAAAAAAAAACGTGAGCGGCAGGATTCGAACCTGCGCGGGCAAAGCCCACATGATTTCTAGTCATGCCCGATAACCACTCCGGCACGCTCACCGTTGATGTTGAAGGTCCTAACAATTCTATATTTAAACATATAAGATTCGATATATAAGTCAAAGTAATCATCGTCCATCTACGgctattgatttattttgcggATAATTGACTATGGTTCGTATTCCATTATTTTAATCACGATCTAAAAAACTTtgattaagaaaattaaattatatagcaTAAAACTTCACTTGGTTTTTGGTGATAACTTTTACTTTTCTTAAAATCGAGAATTATTGAAACAGGAAGAGATgcattggaaaaaaaaaagctaGACTGAATTGGTTTGCAAAATGGAGATAGAAATACTAAATTTTTTCACTCGTCGACTTGATCTACTCACAagcataaaaattttattacaaaCTGTGGAGTGTCATTGGCAATGATATTACAAAGGCATGCTTGCTGATTCTTAATGAAAAAGGGAGCTCACTAATTGGAATTCTACGCTCATTACTCTAATTCCAAAGATACTTGAACCGTCCAGCTTGAAAGATTTCAGACCTATCAGCTTATGTAATACATGTTATAAGATTATAGCTCACGCTATTATAAACGGATTCAGACCAGTTTTGGAACAAGTTGTTGATTAATACCAGAGTGCTTTTATTACAGGGAGATTGATCTTGGATAATGTGGTGGTTGGTTCTGAATGTATGCATTGAATTCGAAATAATAAAAAGGCGAAGAAAGGTTTTGCAGCTCTTAAACTGGATATGAGTAAAGCCTATAACAAGGTTGAGTCGAGTTTCTTGAGGGCTATGATGCTTAAGTTGGGTTTTGTCAGAATGCCATTTTTAttttaacagatcatatattTTCTTCTCAACATTGTATAGACTTTCGATGCATAATTTGCATATGTTTTATATTGTAATAGTTAGTGTACAAAATCATTAGataattaaaacatatatatatcatatattttaCTTATACCAGTTATATCAAACAgataaaagaaaatatattatacaACATCATATCTTAGCTACCATATAACTAAACATGAGAACGAGACATTTAACTTTCGAGACCTTAATTGATTATAAAACGCTAGTTAATCGCATGGAATATCATTTTTTTAGTACTGAAACAATAAATAACTAGAATAACTTGGCTACATCTTTCACAAGCCCCCTATTCGCCTTGGCAAAATCGACGAATTCTTCAAAAGAAATGAACCCGTCTCCGTCGGTGTCGATTTCGGCCATCATGCGCTGAACTTCCTCGGTAGTCACTGATCCAAGGGTTTTCAGGACATCTCCAAGCTCGGAAGACGAGACTTTGCCATCACCGTTGGCATCAAAACGCTTGAAAATTCGTTCGCGGTCGGCTACGTCTTGAGGATCATCTGCCATTTTCGAGTGGCTAATCTTTGTAGCTAGGTTCTTGGAAATATGTTGTTTAGAAAGTTAAGAATGAAATAATGTATAGGGTTTGGGTTATAATGAGAAGGATATGGTAACGCTTTTAACTCGGCAGAAATGTGGTATTGGTCATCCATGTATTTCGTCCAAGAAGTGGAAATCTATATGCGGACATAATTAAAGGTGTAAAATAATGGTTGAATTTGATGTGTGTGTTATAATATGTTTCTAAACTAAAATTTCTGAAATCACACACAAGAGTTGGACTAGACGATGTTGGGCCAAATAAGTAGGGATTGGGCCGAGAAATTAAGGCTGTTAAATGGGCTATAAGATGACCGGACCAACAGGTGGAGATTGAAGGAAAATCATTACTGGGCTAGCGGCTAGGAGAAAAGGAGAGGCTATGGTCTTATTTAAAGCAGTCAATTGACCTCAACTGAAACACATGGCAGAGTATGTAAGCTCGACTAAAACTGAGAGCTCCactgataaaaaaaatacacgGAAAAACAGAGCCCGGTTAATAGAGAGAAATCAAGAAAATTTGGAACTtgattgtgaatttatatttgcgTTGTTTCTTGATAAAATTCTCGTATTGTATTAAACGAAACTGAATTTCTAGTTTGTGATCAATAATGAAAATGGTTGTGATTTGTTCTCCCGTGGAGTAGGCGTGGATAACCAGCCGGACCACGTAATTCTTGAgtcatttttatttgaatttatttaccGTTTATATGAATGAATTGTACGATCAGTTGAGATGCTTATCTTAGACTGGTTTATTTCTTAAATTTGGTTGAgagagttttggagtttttgatTAGTGAACTTGTGGTAGATTgaggccccgtttggtttcaaaagccaggccaaaaaagcacttttgTAAGTGTTTTTCAGTTaacaaggtgtttggttgatcaaaaaagtgcttaaataagcacttttttaagtcaaaattagagctttttcaaaagctaaaaattgcagcttttaaaagcacttattttaaaaaatctctacaaaatccaaacgggctctGAGTCtatgaataatttttaaaaatcgaaTAAAACCCAACAGTTTAAATGTCAACTTATTTGATATTCATGATTAAACATTTGATTAAACTGTGTATCATAGATATATTTGAATCAATCATATTATACATTATTGAAAATGCATCAGAAATTCACCATAACAAAATAACAGACAAATCGTTTGTTTTTCTTCAACACCAAAATCAATACAAAATCTTGTTTCTTACCAAcaccaaaaccaaaatttttatatttaaatataaagcACAACAACACAAACACACGTTAAAGAAATTCTTACCAACATATTATCAATAATTTGAATACATTCCAGAATAGATTTTAAGAATGAAACTTGTTTCTTCGAAATTGTATGAACAACCAGAACAAAAAAAGTCACACCACAACAATAAACaccaatatttacaagaatctTATGGACGTTGTCTTGTTGAAGTAAATTGTTCACTTTCTAAAACATTTGTCATACCAGAGTCATCTGTCTCGGAGCTAGTGTAGCGACTTTATCCGAATCTACTACTTAATCAgatcctacccggatccactacttaaTCAGAGTTAATTAATGCATGCAGtaatttaaagcgtaaa
It encodes:
- the LOC140893322 gene encoding uncharacterized protein, yielding MLSCDSAESKEAALAALLNLAVKDEMNKINIVNAGALEPIIFFLHSANPTLQEHAAAALITLSASSVNKPIIGSSGAIPHLVEAIREGSPQAKSDAVMVLYNLSTHQENLSLILEQQPIPSLVDVLKTCKKSSKTAEKCTALIESLVSFEEGRRALTCEEGGILAVVEVLESGSSQSREHAVSALLTMCESDRSKYREPILKEGVIPGLLELTVQGMPKSQSKAQILLRLLRENPRPRSNLEPDTLENIVCNIISHIDGDDQSEKAKQMLAEMVQVSMEQSLRHLRRRASMVCAPVD
- the LOC140892679 gene encoding polcalcin Ole e 3, with protein sequence MADDPQDVADRERIFKRFDANGDGKVSSSELGDVLKTLGSVTTEEVQRMMAEIDTDGDGFISFEEFVDFAKANRGLVKDVAKLF